From the Alloalcanivorax dieselolei B5 genome, one window contains:
- a CDS encoding PilZ domain-containing protein produces the protein MKMPGGRSGILSLSIKDKAALYAAYMPFIGNGGLFVPTEKAYQLGEEIFLLLSIMDEPEKIPVAGRVVWITPRGAQGNRSAGIGVQFSDQDDTARRTIENHLAGSLQSDRPTHTM, from the coding sequence AGTGGCATTCTTTCACTGAGTATCAAGGACAAGGCGGCGCTGTACGCCGCTTACATGCCGTTTATCGGCAACGGCGGTTTGTTCGTGCCGACCGAGAAAGCCTATCAACTGGGGGAGGAGATCTTTCTCCTGCTCAGCATCATGGATGAGCCGGAGAAAATACCGGTTGCCGGCCGGGTGGTCTGGATCACGCCACGAGGCGCCCAGGGCAACCGCAGTGCCGGCATTGGCGTGCAGTTCTCCGACCAGGACGATACCGCCCGGCGCACCATAGAAAATCACCTCGCCGGCTCGCTGCAATCGGACCGGCCCACGCATACGATGTAG
- a CDS encoding TatD family hydrolase, whose product MSTETLDLVDSHCHLDRLNLDAYQGDFQALMAATRADGVGTMLCIGVDLETFPRVREMAETQPEVFATVGVHPLYKDVHEPDAAELIGLADHPRVVGIGETGLDYFYAKEQREWQQKRFVEHIRAARDTGLPLVVHTRGAKDDTLALLREHGEGRVRGVLHCFTEDRDMAEQAIELGFYISISGIVTFRNAEALRETVAALPVERLLIETDAPWLAPVPYRGKPNEPRFVAKVAECVAQLKGLPVAELARITRNNFFQLFNKAVP is encoded by the coding sequence ATGTCTACGGAGACCCTTGATCTGGTGGACTCCCATTGCCACCTGGACCGCCTCAATCTGGACGCCTACCAAGGTGATTTTCAGGCCCTCATGGCCGCCACCCGCGCCGACGGCGTGGGCACCATGCTGTGCATCGGTGTCGATCTGGAGACCTTTCCACGGGTGCGGGAGATGGCTGAAACCCAGCCGGAGGTGTTCGCCACCGTCGGTGTGCACCCGCTCTACAAGGACGTGCATGAACCGGACGCGGCGGAACTGATCGGCCTGGCGGACCATCCCAGGGTGGTGGGCATCGGCGAAACCGGTCTGGACTACTTCTACGCCAAGGAGCAACGGGAGTGGCAGCAAAAGCGTTTCGTTGAGCATATCCGCGCCGCCCGCGACACCGGTCTGCCGCTGGTGGTACACACCCGCGGCGCCAAGGACGATACCCTGGCGCTGCTGCGCGAGCATGGGGAAGGGCGGGTGCGGGGCGTCCTGCACTGCTTCACCGAGGACCGCGACATGGCGGAGCAGGCCATCGAGCTGGGTTTTTACATCTCCATTTCCGGTATCGTCACTTTCCGCAACGCGGAAGCGCTGCGTGAAACCGTCGCCGCGTTGCCGGTGGAACGTTTGCTGATCGAGACCGACGCTCCCTGGCTGGCGCCGGTACCCTACCGGGGCAAGCCCAACGAACCCCGCTTCGTCGCCAAAGTGGCGGAGTGCGTGGCGCAACTGAAAGGGCTGCCGGTGGCGGAGCTGGCCCGCATTACCCGCAATAACTTCTTCCAGCTGTTCAATAAGGCGGTACCGTGA
- the rmuC gene encoding DNA recombination protein RmuC — protein sequence MTAMFGWWLAAAAVAAAVIAALLVWLPMRRRRALLEQEAERLALRIQALEQERDEQRQHLEQQGQQWRQAEEKLSVARAEQARLEERLSGQQDKLRFAEESREQLRKEFELLAARIFEQRSRQFEEKNREGIHTLLQPFREQLTEFRRRVDQIHGDDARAQAALTEQLQHLKSLNQQMHQDARNLTDALRGQVKTQGNWGEMILERVLESSGLTKGREYDTQVALRGEDGGRRLPDAIVHLPEGKDVVIDAKVSLVAYERFTSAEDEEERRQARDQHLQSVRAHIKGLDIKDYSRLDGIRSLDFVLLFIPVEGAFMTAMEAEPGLYTEAYERNIVLVSPTTLLVTLRTIQNIWRYEYQNRNALDIADRAGRICDQVSLISESLEDVGDKLGKAQQAWETSYKRLTEGRGNLLGQAHKLRDLGAKARRNLPPPVEDDGDEGISDQ from the coding sequence ATGACGGCGATGTTTGGGTGGTGGCTGGCGGCCGCCGCCGTGGCCGCGGCGGTGATCGCCGCGCTGCTGGTCTGGCTGCCGATGCGGCGGCGCCGTGCCCTGTTGGAACAGGAAGCGGAGCGGTTGGCGCTGCGGATCCAGGCACTGGAGCAGGAGCGTGACGAGCAACGCCAGCACTTGGAGCAGCAAGGTCAACAATGGCGCCAGGCGGAGGAGAAGCTGTCCGTGGCCCGCGCCGAGCAGGCCCGTCTGGAGGAGCGTTTGTCCGGCCAGCAGGACAAGCTGCGCTTCGCCGAGGAGAGCCGGGAGCAGCTGCGCAAGGAATTCGAATTGCTGGCCGCGCGCATCTTCGAGCAGCGCAGCCGTCAGTTCGAGGAGAAAAACCGCGAAGGCATCCATACTCTGCTGCAGCCGTTCCGTGAGCAGCTGACCGAATTCCGTCGCCGCGTTGACCAGATCCACGGTGATGATGCCCGTGCCCAGGCGGCGCTGACCGAGCAGCTCCAGCATCTCAAAAGTCTCAATCAGCAAATGCATCAGGACGCCCGGAATCTGACCGACGCCCTGCGCGGCCAGGTGAAGACCCAGGGCAACTGGGGCGAGATGATTCTGGAGCGGGTGCTGGAAAGCTCCGGCTTGACCAAAGGACGGGAATACGACACCCAGGTGGCGTTGCGTGGCGAGGATGGCGGCCGGCGACTGCCGGACGCCATCGTCCATCTGCCCGAGGGCAAGGACGTGGTGATCGACGCCAAGGTCTCCCTGGTGGCCTATGAGCGCTTCACCAGCGCCGAGGACGAGGAGGAACGCCGCCAGGCCCGCGATCAGCACCTGCAATCCGTGCGCGCCCATATCAAGGGGCTGGACATCAAGGATTACAGCCGTCTGGACGGGATTCGCAGTCTCGATTTCGTGTTGCTGTTTATCCCGGTGGAGGGGGCCTTCATGACCGCCATGGAAGCGGAGCCGGGGCTCTATACCGAAGCCTACGAGCGCAACATCGTGCTGGTCAGTCCCACCACCTTGCTGGTGACCCTGCGTACTATTCAGAACATCTGGCGGTACGAGTATCAGAATCGTAATGCCCTGGACATCGCCGACCGCGCCGGCCGTATCTGTGATCAGGTATCCCTGATCAGCGAATCCCTGGAGGATGTGGGAGACAAGCTCGGCAAGGCGCAACAGGCCTGGGAAACGTCCTACAAGCGGCTCACGGAAGGGCGTGGCAACCTGCTGGGGCAGGCCCATAAGTTGCGGGATCTGGGGGCCAAGGCCCGGCGCAATCTGCCGCCTCCGGTGGAGGATGACGGAGACGAGGGCATCAGCGACCAGTAA
- a CDS encoding aminotransferase class V-fold PLP-dependent enzyme yields MASALDLSAEFPLENDVLYLNHAAVAPWPKRTRDAVVRFAEQNITVGARDYPRWLDTEQTLRGRLAALIGGVPHEDIALLKNTSEGLSVIAQGLSWRDGDQVLISDQEFPSNRIPWQALAEQGVEVIQVSVDGDNAEQRVIDALGPRVRLVSLSSVQYASGIRLDLAPIGAACRERGVLFCVDAIQSLGAHVFDAESINADFVVADGHKWMLGPEGLALFYARPEARDRLRLRQFGWHMVADSSDFDRQDWRPADDARRFECGSPNLLCAHALNASLSLLEEVGMASVEQRLSDTVTGLIGALKARGAELLTPEAPRRRAGIVTFRLPGEAPQSTFERLRQGGVVCAQRGGGVRFSPHFHTDQSVIDRAVALL; encoded by the coding sequence ATGGCCAGCGCTCTGGATCTGTCCGCGGAATTCCCTCTTGAAAACGACGTGCTCTATCTCAATCACGCCGCCGTGGCACCCTGGCCGAAACGCACCCGGGACGCGGTGGTGCGTTTCGCCGAGCAGAACATCACCGTGGGCGCGCGGGACTATCCGCGCTGGCTCGACACCGAGCAGACCCTGCGCGGCCGCCTCGCGGCGCTGATCGGCGGTGTGCCACACGAGGACATCGCCTTGCTCAAGAACACCTCCGAAGGGCTGTCCGTCATCGCCCAGGGGCTGTCCTGGCGGGACGGCGATCAGGTGCTGATCAGCGACCAGGAGTTCCCCTCCAACCGCATTCCCTGGCAGGCCCTGGCCGAACAGGGTGTGGAAGTGATCCAGGTGTCAGTGGACGGGGACAACGCCGAGCAGCGCGTCATCGATGCGCTTGGCCCCCGTGTACGCCTGGTGTCGCTGTCATCGGTGCAATACGCCAGTGGTATTCGCCTGGATCTGGCGCCGATCGGCGCCGCGTGCCGGGAACGGGGCGTGCTGTTCTGCGTGGACGCGATCCAGAGTCTGGGGGCTCACGTCTTCGACGCCGAAAGCATCAATGCGGATTTCGTCGTTGCCGATGGCCACAAATGGATGCTGGGGCCGGAGGGCCTGGCGCTGTTTTACGCCCGGCCGGAAGCCCGCGACCGGCTGCGCCTGCGCCAGTTCGGCTGGCACATGGTGGCCGACAGCAGCGACTTTGATCGCCAGGATTGGCGACCGGCGGACGACGCCCGGCGCTTCGAGTGCGGCAGTCCCAATCTGTTGTGCGCCCATGCGCTCAACGCCTCGCTGTCATTACTGGAAGAGGTGGGCATGGCCTCGGTGGAACAGCGCCTGAGCGATACCGTGACCGGCCTGATCGGCGCCCTCAAGGCGCGCGGCGCGGAACTGCTGACCCCGGAAGCGCCACGCCGCCGCGCCGGTATCGTCACCTTCCGGCTGCCCGGCGAGGCACCGCAATCCACCTTCGAACGTCTGCGTCAGGGCGGCGTGGTCTGCGCCCAGCGCGGCGGCGGCGTGCGCTTCTCGCCCCACTTCCATACTGACCAGTCAGTCATCGACCGTGCCGTGGCGCTGTTGTAG
- a CDS encoding S1 family peptidase codes for MSPQIIGGEPIATAPSWMAELEVSRSGDPEQGSFLCGSVLVAPRWVLTAAHCVRGQSGSQLKPEQLFVALGSADRDGEPAERWPVRAVHVHPHFVYGVFYNDLALLQIRGESALAALDLAKNREMQALIDGAAERALTAYGWGTTESGSAPRMLHQVALDYITPERCARHWSNLTDQQLCAGELQRQGEPGRDTCRGDSGGPLVYRYDGRSWLAGITSYGPPQCATPEVPGVYTRVSDYLAWLESTSGDDLVDLHSRPLGGRRYYSPPGETLTLSLRLENQSRVNAAHRVGARIDHDQGVRISADELACSDHDGYSLCRGDASLARGASSGDYRLRVQSSTGATVQSRLWIWPDSAAHDYYRLERDAVTAIFSDQPDLLMAGTQRLNGDTVTLEARLINRATHFPAQDAWLSFRIPQGWSWKSLPEGCSGGAVVRCQLGDLAEGAQASRLLVIEGEGEGRVYLDGGSSSGDFPAGDTQLSFLPSQARAETPRAEAGGSGGGGALGLGWWLILLIYGLSTRLK; via the coding sequence ATGTCGCCACAGATTATCGGGGGGGAACCGATAGCAACGGCGCCGTCCTGGATGGCGGAACTGGAGGTGAGCCGTTCCGGTGATCCGGAACAGGGCTCGTTTCTGTGTGGCTCGGTCCTGGTGGCGCCCCGTTGGGTGCTGACGGCGGCACACTGCGTGCGTGGCCAGAGTGGTAGTCAATTGAAGCCGGAGCAGCTGTTCGTGGCTCTGGGCAGCGCGGACCGTGACGGGGAGCCGGCGGAGCGCTGGCCGGTGCGGGCGGTGCATGTTCATCCGCACTTCGTCTACGGTGTTTTCTACAACGATCTGGCGTTGCTGCAAATACGGGGAGAATCGGCCCTGGCCGCGCTGGACCTGGCCAAGAACCGGGAAATGCAGGCGTTGATCGACGGCGCCGCCGAGCGGGCCCTGACCGCCTACGGTTGGGGTACCACTGAGAGCGGAAGTGCTCCCCGGATGCTTCATCAGGTGGCGCTGGATTACATCACCCCGGAGCGCTGCGCGCGTCACTGGTCCAACCTTACCGATCAGCAGCTGTGCGCCGGTGAACTGCAAAGACAAGGTGAGCCGGGGCGCGATACCTGCCGGGGAGACAGCGGCGGGCCTCTGGTCTATCGCTATGACGGCCGCTCCTGGCTGGCCGGCATCACCAGCTATGGCCCGCCCCAGTGCGCCACACCGGAGGTGCCGGGCGTCTACACCCGGGTCAGTGATTACCTGGCGTGGCTGGAGAGCACCTCCGGCGATGACCTGGTGGATCTGCACAGCCGTCCGCTGGGAGGGCGCCGCTACTACAGCCCCCCGGGCGAGACTCTGACGCTGTCTTTGAGGCTGGAGAATCAGAGCCGGGTCAATGCGGCGCACCGAGTGGGCGCCCGTATCGATCATGACCAGGGGGTGCGGATCAGTGCCGATGAGCTGGCCTGCAGTGACCATGACGGTTACAGCCTGTGCCGGGGTGATGCTTCGCTGGCGCGCGGGGCCAGCAGCGGCGATTACCGCTTGCGGGTGCAATCCAGCACGGGTGCGACGGTGCAGTCCCGGTTGTGGATCTGGCCGGACAGCGCCGCCCACGATTATTACCGGCTGGAACGGGATGCGGTGACCGCCATTTTCAGCGATCAGCCGGATCTGCTGATGGCCGGAACCCAGCGACTCAACGGCGACACCGTCACCCTGGAAGCCCGGTTGATCAATCGCGCCACCCATTTCCCCGCCCAGGATGCCTGGCTGTCGTTCCGGATTCCGCAAGGCTGGTCCTGGAAGAGCCTGCCCGAGGGGTGCAGTGGTGGCGCTGTGGTTCGGTGTCAATTGGGGGACCTGGCGGAAGGGGCGCAGGCCAGTCGGTTACTGGTGATCGAAGGAGAGGGCGAGGGCCGGGTCTATTTGGATGGTGGCTCTTCCAGCGGCGATTTCCCGGCCGGCGATACCCAATTGTCGTTCCTGCCATCCCAGGCGCGGGCGGAGACGCCTCGTGCCGAAGCTGGCGGCAGCGGTGGTGGTGGCGCCCTGGGACTGGGGTGGTGGCTAATACTGTTGATTTACGGGTTATCCACCAGACTCAAATGA
- a CDS encoding TetR/AcrR family transcriptional regulator yields the protein MADLEKATRKAQEFRQREQQILDTALELFLEQGEDRVTVEMIADRVGIGKGTIYKHFETKNEIYLLLMLRYEEDLAAVFNSISEDDDKEKLTREYFRFRINDPARYQLFDRLENKVIKDHAVPELVEKLHNIREANFERLKSIVKARISEGSLEDVPPIYHICAAWALAHGAVALVQSPFYMGLIDEKEDFLDFLIEIGIRMGNKGQRRK from the coding sequence ATGGCTGATCTGGAAAAAGCGACGCGTAAGGCACAGGAGTTCCGGCAACGAGAGCAACAAATCCTCGATACCGCTCTGGAATTGTTCCTGGAGCAGGGAGAGGATCGTGTCACCGTGGAAATGATCGCCGACCGGGTGGGGATTGGCAAAGGCACCATCTATAAGCACTTCGAAACCAAGAACGAGATCTATCTGCTGCTGATGCTGCGTTACGAAGAGGATCTGGCGGCGGTGTTCAACAGTATTTCCGAGGACGACGACAAGGAAAAACTGACCCGCGAGTATTTTCGTTTCCGCATCAACGATCCGGCCCGCTACCAGCTGTTCGACCGGCTGGAGAACAAGGTGATCAAGGACCACGCGGTGCCGGAACTGGTGGAGAAACTGCACAACATCCGCGAAGCCAATTTCGAACGCCTCAAGAGCATCGTCAAGGCGCGCATCAGCGAGGGGTCTCTGGAAGACGTGCCGCCGATTTATCACATTTGCGCGGCCTGGGCGCTGGCCCACGGCGCCGTGGCGCTGGTGCAGTCGCCGTTCTATATGGGACTGATTGACGAAAAGGAGGATTTCCTCGACTTCCTGATCGAGATCGGTATTCGCATGGGCAATAAAGGACAACGCCGAAAATGA